One stretch of Punica granatum isolate Tunisia-2019 chromosome 5, ASM765513v2, whole genome shotgun sequence DNA includes these proteins:
- the LOC116208653 gene encoding early nodulin-75-like: protein MSSSFKPLLALLLGVVLLTTTIINADHPQHPKDHGHKPPHKHHPGRLLLEYEEDDHKPIPEHKPDPEHDKPPHGGHHPGHILVEEVEDGRKPIPEHEPPKHEEKPGKGKGEKPPLEHKPPHGHIFAEEVEEKDRRKGEKPPPKHKPPHGHNLAEEVEEMDKRKGEKPPPKHKPPHGHNLAEEVEEMDKRKGEKPPPKHKPPHGHNLAEEVEEMDKRKGEKPPPKHKPPHGHNLAEEVEEMDKRKGEKPPPKHKPPHGHNLAEEVEEMDKRKGEKPSPKHKPPHGHNLAEEVEEMDEHKGEKPPPKHKPPHGHNLAEEVEEMDKRKGEKPPPKHKPPHGHMLAEEVEEMDNRKGEKPPPKHKPPHGHNLAEEVDEVDNHKGEKPPPKHKPPHGHMLAEETEELDKRKGEKPPPKHKPPHGHNLAEEVKQMDKPKGKGEKPPPKHKPPHGHLLAEEVEDAYKPPRKLKPPTPEMKPKGPPHKPPHKPPTDN from the exons ATGTCTTCATCTTTCAAGCCCTTGCTGGCTTTGCTCCTTGGTGTGGTGCTTCTCACCACCACCATCATCAATGCCGATCACCCTCAGCACCCTAAAGATCATGGCCACAAGCCACCCCACAAGCACCACCCGGGGAGGCTTCTACTCGAGTATGAGGAAGATGATCACAAGCCGATCCCCGAACACAAACCGGATCCGGAACATGACAAGCCTCCACATGGTGGCCACCACCCTGGTCACATTCTTGTAGAAGAGGTTGAAGATGGCCGCAAGCCAATCCCAGAGCACGAGCCGCCGAAACATGAGGAGAAGCCGGGAAAAG gtaAGGGAGAGAAGCCACCACTGGAGCACAAACCACCACATGGTCACATCTTTGCTGAGGAGGTCGAGGAGAAGGACAGGAGAAAGGGCGAGAAGCCTCCCCCAAAGCACAAACCCCCACACGGTCACAATCTTGCTGAGGAGGTTGAGGAGATGGACAAGCGCAAGGGTGAAAAGCCTCCACCAAAACACAAGCCCCCACATGGTCACAATCTTGCTGAGGAGGTCGAGGAGATGGACAAGCGCAAGGGTGAGAAGCCTCCCCCAAAGCACAAGCCCCCACATGGTCACAACCTTGCCGAGGAGGTAGAGGAGATGGACAAACGCAAGGGCGAGAAGCCTCCCCCAAAGCACAAGCCCCCACATGGTCACAACCTTGCCGAGGAGGTAGAGGAGATGGACAAACGCAAGGGCGAGAAGCCACCACCGAAGCACAAGCCCCCACATGGTCACAACCTTGCCGAGGAGGTAGAGGAGATGGACAAACGCAAGGGCGAAAAGCCATCCCCCAAACACAAGCCCCCACATGGTCACAACCTAGCTGAGGAGGTCGAGGAGATGGATGAGCACAAGGGTGAGAAGCCACCGCCAAAACACAAGCCTCCACATGGTCACAACCTTGCTGAGGAGGTTGAGGAGATGGACAAACGCAAGGGTGAGAAGCCTCCACCAAAGCACAAGCCGCCACATGGTCACATGCTTGCCGAGGAGGTTGAGGAGATGGACAATCGCAAGGGTGAGAAGCCTCCACCAAAGCACAAGCCTCCACATGGTCACAACCTTGCCGAGGAGGTCGACGAGGTTGACAATCATAAGGGTGAGAAGCCTCCGCCGAAGCACAAGCCCCCACATGGTCACATGTTGGCTGAGGAGACTGAGGAGTTGGACAAGCGCAAGGGTGAGAAGCCACCACCAAAGCATAAGCCTCCACATGGTCACAACCTAGCCGAGGAGGTCAAGCAGATGGACAAGCCCAAGGGTAAGGGTGAGAAGCCTCCGCCAAAGCACAAGCCACCACATGGTCACCTTCTCGCAGAAGAAGTTGAAGATGCATACAAGCCCCCTCGCAAATTGAAGCCACCAACCCCTGAAATGAAGCCAAAGGGTCCTCCTCACAAACCCCCCCACAAACCTCCGACTGACAATTGA